The nucleotide window CCAGTGGCCTCAGGCACTGGGGCTCTTGCGGGCAACCACAAAGCAGAGACCCTCACATAAGGCCTGTGAGTATTTGAGGGGGGTGCAGTTGCATTTCAGCACCTGACAACCTGCATCTTGAATAGCCTTCTCCACCGTCTCCCTCTCCAGGTAAACCCCAGGGAACTTCTTGGGGCCTACCATGTAGTTCTGGAAACGCAGAGTAACCATGGTAACCAGGTGGCCCCCTGGCTTCAGCAGGTCAGCCAGTCTGCGCAGGGCTGCCCGGTAGGTATCCACGTCAAGACAGGCACACTCCATGGCCAGACAGGTCAGCACACAGTCAGCCAGCGGCACTTGAGCTGACCCCAGTGGGGGTGTCTTGGTCACATCACACTTCAGGACACGAGTGACCGTCCTGCGGAGCTTGGCCTCTTTCTCCTGCCATTTGCTTCTGTTGGAGGATCAGAGAGATGCTGTGCTGACTACAGGGGACTGCATGACTGCGATGGGCCAATACCATAAATGATAGCAACTCGTAATTATGGAAAATAGTGATTTGGTTGTTGTAATTTTCTCTGGCTCCACAACCATCCCACTGTTTAATCTGACCAGCAACATGCTACACagatggaaactgaggcacaaagctGCTCACAGCTACCAGCCATATTGGGTTTGGTGTTTGAGGTCATCCTCCTCTTccactccccctcccttccttttatttatttatttatttttttttaagacaggttttctctgtgtagctttgcacctttcctggaactcgctctgtaaaccaggctagcctcaaactcatagagatctgcctgcctc belongs to Onychomys torridus chromosome 3, mOncTor1.1, whole genome shotgun sequence and includes:
- the Inmt gene encoding indolethylamine N-methyltransferase, whose product is MEDKIYKDYEKEFSPRDYLDTFYNFNSGPVAEREIIKFSLQNLYQTFSAGGVRGDVLIDIGSGPTIYQLLAACEAFREIIVTDYTPQNLQELQKWLKKEPGAYDWSSIVQHACELEGDRSKWQEKEAKLRRTVTRVLKCDVTKTPPLGSAQVPLADCVLTCLAMECACLDVDTYRAALRRLADLLKPGGHLVTMVTLRFQNYMVGPKKFPGVYLERETVEKAIQDAGCQVLKCNCTPLKYSQALCEGLCFVVARKSPSA